A region of Reichenbachiella carrageenanivorans DNA encodes the following proteins:
- a CDS encoding TerC family protein: MDTLLTAESLIALLTLTFLEIVLGVDNIIFISIVSNKLPQEQQAKARNIGLLCALVFRIGLLFGITWIISFSEPLFTILGHAFSGRDLILAGGGLFLIAKSTVEINHKMEVMEHKEAAGKVTATIGGVIAQIIMLDIIFSFDSILTAVGLTSQLTIMIIAVVIAMFIMMTFAGKISAFIAKNPSLEVLALSFLILIGFMLTVEAMGHHVPKGYIYFAVFFSLIVEMLNIRIRKGRQKIKLNKRIEN; encoded by the coding sequence ATGGATACACTACTGACCGCCGAATCTCTGATTGCCTTACTCACCCTTACCTTTTTAGAAATTGTGTTAGGCGTGGACAATATCATTTTTATCTCGATCGTCTCCAATAAGCTTCCTCAAGAGCAGCAAGCCAAAGCTAGAAACATAGGGTTACTATGTGCGTTGGTTTTCCGAATCGGGTTACTATTTGGGATTACTTGGATCATCAGTTTTTCAGAGCCACTATTTACTATTTTAGGACACGCTTTTAGTGGTCGCGATTTAATTCTAGCAGGAGGAGGACTGTTCCTCATCGCAAAGAGCACCGTAGAAATCAACCACAAAATGGAGGTCATGGAACACAAAGAAGCGGCGGGCAAAGTTACTGCTACCATCGGCGGGGTGATTGCCCAAATCATCATGCTCGACATCATCTTCTCCTTCGACTCGATCCTCACCGCTGTGGGTCTGACCAGTCAGCTCACGATCATGATTATAGCTGTAGTCATTGCCATGTTTATCATGATGACCTTTGCAGGAAAAATCAGTGCTTTCATTGCCAAAAATCCATCTTTAGAAGTCTTGGCACTTTCCTTTTTGATTCTGATCGGATTTATGCTAACCGTAGAGGCTATGGGGCACCATGTACCCAAAGGATATATCTATTTTGCGGTATTCTTCTCACTAATAGTAGAAATGCTCAACATCAGAATTAGAAAAGGCCGACAAAAAATTAAACTCAACAAAAGAATAGAAAATTAA